A window of Zingiber officinale cultivar Zhangliang chromosome 5A, Zo_v1.1, whole genome shotgun sequence contains these coding sequences:
- the LOC121981141 gene encoding uncharacterized protein LOC121981141, whose protein sequence is MGGEGIERRQRREEEDLFESDCDEDCAHLLLLQQQKLTRRSSGLSKYYPGKSQSYTCLSAVRSVEDLPKKEVRGYCQRRSPSRAPSCASFLASATNAGPPIL, encoded by the exons ATGGGCGGAGAAGGCATCGAGCGGAGACAGCGCCGTGAGGAAGAAGACCTCTTCGAATCTGACTGCGACGAAGACTGcgcccatcttcttcttcttcagcagCAGAAACTCACCAG GAGATCATCAGGGCTGTCCAAGTACTACCCTGGGAAATCACAGTCGTATACGTGTCTCTCGGCCGTGAGGAGCGTAGAGGACCTGCCCAAGAAGGAGGTCAGAGGTTACTGCCAGAGGAGGTCTCCCTCAAGGGCTCCTTCCTGTGCGTCGTTCTTGGCTAGTGCTACTAACGCCGGGCCACCTATTCTTTGA